A section of the Subtercola frigoramans genome encodes:
- a CDS encoding DUF4190 domain-containing protein: MTTPAPYTAGPSPVAAKTNVISIVALVLSIIGFTVVGIILGFVGLNQVKKTGEAGRGLAIAAIVIGFIELVLGIILIIVYVAALASISASGY, from the coding sequence ATGACCACCCCAGCCCCCTACACCGCCGGTCCCTCACCCGTGGCGGCAAAGACGAATGTCATCTCCATCGTCGCGCTCGTGCTCTCGATCATCGGATTCACGGTCGTCGGCATCATTCTCGGCTTCGTGGGGTTGAACCAGGTCAAGAAGACGGGAGAGGCTGGCCGCGGGCTCGCGATCGCGGCCATTGTGATCGGCTTCATCGAGCTCGTTCTCGGAATCATTCTGATCATCGTGTACGTGGCGGCACTCGCCAGCATCAGCGCCTCGGGTTACTGA
- the tsaD gene encoding tRNA (adenosine(37)-N6)-threonylcarbamoyltransferase complex transferase subunit TsaD — MTDDATRQARSAEVLETTGTVPAEPVVLGIETSCDETGIGIVRGTTLLANAIASSMDEHARYGGVVPEIAARAHLEALTPTIRLALEQAGLGINDIDAIAVTSGPGLSGALMVGVAAAKGLAVSTGKPLYAVNHLVGHVGVDLVTPDSEPLEYPTIALLVSGGHTSLLYVRDLVDDVELLGETIDDAAGEAFDKVARVLGLPYPGGPHIDRVAVGGNPKAIRFPRGLSLPKDMAAHRYDFSFSGLKTAVARWVEARQDRGEDVPIADVAASFREAVADVLLTKALAACADLGVPRLLLGGGVVANARIRELAAIRAERAGITLRIPPFELCTDNGAMIAALGAQLIMRGLPPSTLDFGADSTLPVTDIHVI, encoded by the coding sequence ATGACTGACGACGCCACCCGCCAGGCCAGATCGGCCGAGGTGCTCGAGACGACCGGAACGGTGCCGGCAGAGCCTGTCGTGCTCGGCATCGAGACTTCGTGTGACGAGACCGGAATCGGGATCGTGAGGGGCACCACACTGCTGGCCAACGCGATCGCCTCGTCGATGGACGAGCATGCCCGGTACGGGGGAGTCGTGCCCGAGATCGCGGCGCGTGCGCACCTCGAAGCTCTGACCCCGACCATCCGGCTCGCCCTGGAGCAGGCGGGCCTCGGCATCAACGACATCGACGCAATCGCTGTGACGAGCGGGCCGGGCCTCTCCGGCGCGCTCATGGTGGGCGTCGCTGCGGCAAAAGGCCTGGCTGTTTCGACGGGGAAGCCGCTGTACGCCGTGAATCACCTGGTCGGCCATGTCGGCGTCGATCTCGTGACCCCCGACAGTGAGCCGCTCGAATACCCCACAATTGCTCTCCTGGTGTCGGGTGGCCACACCTCACTGCTGTATGTGCGTGACCTCGTCGACGACGTGGAGCTGCTGGGAGAGACGATCGACGATGCAGCGGGGGAGGCCTTCGACAAGGTCGCCAGGGTTCTCGGGCTTCCCTACCCCGGTGGCCCGCACATCGACCGTGTCGCTGTGGGCGGCAATCCCAAAGCGATCCGGTTTCCCCGTGGGCTGAGCTTGCCCAAAGACATGGCTGCCCACCGGTACGACTTCTCGTTCAGCGGGCTCAAGACGGCTGTTGCGCGCTGGGTCGAAGCTCGGCAGGATCGAGGGGAGGACGTGCCCATCGCCGATGTTGCCGCGAGCTTTCGCGAGGCCGTTGCTGACGTGTTGCTGACCAAGGCGCTCGCCGCATGTGCCGATCTCGGGGTGCCACGGTTGCTGCTGGGAGGCGGAGTCGTGGCCAATGCGCGGATCCGTGAGCTGGCCGCCATCCGGGCCGAGCGCGCCGGAATCACGCTTCGCATTCCTCCTTTCGAGCTCTGCACCGACAACGGGGCGATGATCGCCGCGCTCGGGGCCCAGCTGATCATGCGCGGACTGCCCCCCTCCACTCTCGATTTCGGTGCGGATTCCACGTTGCCCGTCACGGACATCCACGTCATCTGA
- the tsaB gene encoding tRNA (adenosine(37)-N6)-threonylcarbamoyltransferase complex dimerization subunit type 1 TsaB, which translates to MTDTTMRDVIVLAIDTSAATSVAVVSGERGILSEANGLDTMKHAEVIGRLIEQALSEAGVRPAELTAVVAGMGPGPFTGLRVGIAAAHAFAIGAGIDVLPVVSHDAIAFERRSAGERGELLVVSDARRKEVYWSLYDLGATRLHTAVPDAPVSGALGSGSALRLDGPGLAKPDSLPHGAAARVDATHVSAGALGSVALGILEAGGEFATGQALYLRSPDVTVSTGVKRVSQ; encoded by the coding sequence ATGACCGACACAACGATGCGCGACGTGATCGTTCTGGCGATCGACACCTCTGCAGCGACGAGTGTGGCCGTCGTGAGTGGCGAGCGGGGCATCCTGAGCGAAGCCAACGGGCTCGACACGATGAAACACGCGGAGGTCATCGGGCGACTCATCGAGCAGGCCCTCAGTGAGGCGGGAGTCCGGCCCGCAGAGCTGACAGCCGTGGTCGCGGGGATGGGGCCGGGGCCGTTCACCGGGCTCAGAGTCGGAATCGCCGCTGCGCACGCTTTCGCGATCGGCGCGGGCATCGATGTTCTGCCCGTCGTCAGCCACGACGCCATCGCCTTCGAACGCCGTTCGGCGGGCGAACGCGGAGAACTGCTCGTGGTGAGCGATGCGCGTCGCAAGGAGGTGTACTGGTCGCTGTACGACCTCGGTGCAACACGCCTCCACACGGCGGTTCCCGACGCGCCAGTGAGCGGGGCACTCGGTTCCGGGTCAGCGCTCCGGCTCGACGGCCCGGGCCTGGCGAAGCCCGATTCGCTTCCGCACGGCGCAGCAGCACGGGTCGATGCGACCCACGTCTCGGCCGGCGCACTCGGCTCCGTCGCGCTCGGAATCCTCGAGGCCGGAGGCGAATTTGCCACCGGCCAGGCGCTGTACCTCCGTTCTCCCGATGTGACCGTCTCGACCGGCGTGAAGCGGGTCAGCCAGTGA
- a CDS encoding class I SAM-dependent methyltransferase: MQRSELEQLLTPEGLRLLDSLPPYTNGGDIVRSVADLRKSGHPASLVGTVMTQARLRARATSKFSEFASRMLFTDAGLEQATRLSVAAVHAGRFRSAGITRVADLGCGIGADALALAALEISVTAVERDEVTAAIAAYNLAPFPTATVENGEAESFDLTRVDAAFLDPARRTSGHTNTTRMTDPADFSPTLDFVFEVARRVPTGVKLGPGLDRGLIPSECEAQWISVDGQLVEMGLWFGSLARPGIRRAALVMRGGAHHELTGPEDSEDVEPGELGAYLYEPDGSIIRARLIGDLARSLGTRLVSAQIAYLTGDTLVESPFAQAFRVREVFAFNVPTLKRELRIRNIGSLEIKKRGVDIDPATLRTKLALKGSESATLFVTRAGGKHVAILADRMTPTT; this comes from the coding sequence ATGCAGAGATCCGAGCTCGAACAGCTGTTGACGCCGGAGGGCCTGCGGTTGCTCGACTCCCTGCCTCCCTACACGAACGGCGGCGACATCGTGCGCTCCGTGGCCGATCTCCGCAAGAGCGGGCACCCGGCGTCACTAGTCGGCACCGTGATGACACAGGCGAGACTCCGCGCCAGGGCGACGTCGAAGTTCAGTGAATTCGCCAGTCGGATGCTGTTCACCGACGCCGGCCTCGAACAGGCAACCCGGCTCAGCGTCGCCGCGGTGCACGCAGGGCGCTTTCGGTCGGCGGGGATCACCCGTGTCGCAGACCTGGGGTGCGGCATCGGTGCTGATGCGCTCGCGCTCGCTGCGCTCGAGATTTCTGTGACGGCAGTCGAACGTGACGAGGTGACAGCCGCCATTGCCGCCTACAACCTCGCACCGTTCCCCACGGCAACGGTCGAGAATGGCGAAGCAGAGTCGTTCGATCTCACCCGCGTCGATGCGGCCTTTCTCGACCCGGCGCGGCGTACGTCTGGCCACACCAACACGACACGGATGACCGACCCAGCCGATTTCAGCCCGACTCTTGACTTCGTGTTCGAGGTCGCTCGTCGCGTTCCGACCGGAGTGAAGCTCGGGCCTGGGCTGGACCGGGGTTTGATTCCCAGCGAGTGCGAGGCGCAGTGGATCTCCGTCGACGGACAGCTCGTGGAGATGGGACTCTGGTTCGGATCCCTCGCCCGCCCGGGCATCCGTCGGGCAGCACTGGTGATGCGAGGGGGCGCCCATCACGAATTGACCGGGCCAGAAGACAGCGAAGACGTCGAGCCCGGCGAGCTGGGCGCCTATCTCTACGAACCCGACGGCAGCATCATTCGGGCACGCCTCATCGGAGACCTCGCCCGGTCATTGGGTACGCGACTCGTCTCTGCCCAGATCGCGTACCTCACAGGAGACACTCTGGTCGAATCGCCGTTCGCCCAGGCGTTCCGCGTGCGCGAGGTCTTCGCGTTCAACGTGCCGACGCTGAAACGCGAACTTCGGATTCGCAACATCGGTTCGCTGGAGATCAAGAAACGGGGAGTGGATATCGACCCCGCGACGCTCCGAACGAAGCTTGCGCTCAAAGGTAGTGAGTCTGCCACCCTGTTCGTGACGCGCGCCGGCGGCAAGCATGTCGCGATCCTCGCAGACCGGATGACCCCCACAACCTGA
- the rimI gene encoding ribosomal protein S18-alanine N-acetyltransferase: MFTLHRAGPADVADIMLLETSTFGSDAWSPAMMLADVAQPHCYYLVATSERSSELRGYAGLLSPQGAPDADIQTIAVAPDARRHGLGRQLMLALLSEAELRGARRVFLEVRADNPAAQHLYDTLGFTSIGTRRGYYQPDNVDAIVMRLDLAHGAAQKAEAGSDD; this comes from the coding sequence ATGTTCACCCTGCACCGGGCCGGGCCGGCCGACGTCGCCGACATCATGCTGCTCGAGACCAGCACCTTCGGCTCCGACGCGTGGTCACCCGCGATGATGCTGGCCGACGTCGCCCAGCCGCACTGCTACTACCTCGTCGCCACGAGCGAGCGCTCCAGCGAACTCCGCGGGTACGCCGGGCTGCTGAGCCCGCAGGGAGCGCCCGACGCCGACATCCAGACGATTGCCGTCGCACCGGATGCCCGGCGGCACGGTCTCGGACGCCAACTCATGCTGGCTCTCCTCAGCGAAGCCGAACTCCGCGGGGCGCGCCGGGTGTTCCTCGAGGTCAGAGCAGACAATCCCGCCGCCCAGCACCTCTATGACACGCTGGGGTTCACCTCGATCGGCACGAGACGCGGGTACTACCAACCCGACAATGTCGACGCGATCGTGATGCGACTGGATCTTGCGCACGGCGCAGCGCAGAAAGCGGAAGCAGGATCTGATGACTGA
- the rarD gene encoding EamA family transporter RarD — MSSSGRPGFGEPGPSSFGAREGRAVAARRVRVGFFYALGAYLIWGGLPLYFLFLAPTGAFEIVAWRVIFSLVFCALIITVVRGWPAFLAVFRQPRLILMMGLAGALIYVNWQTYVLSVVSGHVVEASLGYFINPVITILLGVFVLRETLRPLQWAALVLSTVAVVVLALGYGAVPWIALILAFSFGLYGLVKKHVGPKIDAVNGLTLESLWLVPVVVIQLCVVGATTGLTFGQVNSWHTIAMVGAGVITAVPLLLFASATKRLPLIVVGFVQYLTPIIQFVIGVVVLREPMPPERLAGFVIVWLSLVFLSVDVTLSSRSQRRRNALQIANDLPMAHTENTFET; from the coding sequence GTGAGTTCTTCAGGAAGGCCCGGGTTCGGTGAACCCGGGCCTTCCTCATTTGGTGCCCGCGAGGGCCGGGCTGTGGCGGCCCGACGGGTCCGCGTCGGTTTCTTCTATGCACTCGGCGCCTATCTGATCTGGGGTGGCCTACCCCTCTACTTCCTGTTCCTGGCACCGACGGGCGCCTTCGAGATCGTCGCCTGGCGAGTCATCTTCTCGCTGGTCTTCTGCGCCCTGATCATCACCGTCGTTCGAGGCTGGCCCGCGTTTCTGGCGGTCTTCCGGCAGCCCCGCCTGATCCTCATGATGGGCCTGGCCGGGGCACTGATCTACGTCAACTGGCAGACCTACGTGCTCAGCGTGGTCTCGGGGCACGTCGTCGAAGCATCGCTGGGGTATTTCATCAACCCCGTGATCACGATCCTCCTCGGCGTCTTCGTTCTCCGGGAGACCCTTCGCCCCCTGCAGTGGGCCGCGCTCGTACTGAGCACCGTCGCCGTGGTCGTGCTGGCCCTCGGCTACGGGGCAGTGCCGTGGATCGCGCTCATCCTCGCCTTCTCGTTCGGCCTCTACGGCCTGGTCAAGAAGCATGTGGGCCCGAAGATCGATGCCGTGAACGGCCTGACCCTCGAGTCTCTCTGGCTGGTGCCTGTGGTCGTCATCCAGCTCTGTGTGGTCGGGGCCACCACGGGGCTCACTTTCGGCCAGGTCAATTCCTGGCACACCATTGCGATGGTGGGTGCGGGCGTCATCACCGCAGTGCCACTGCTGCTCTTCGCCTCGGCCACGAAGCGATTGCCGCTCATCGTCGTGGGATTTGTGCAGTACCTGACCCCGATCATCCAGTTCGTCATCGGCGTCGTCGTGCTGCGGGAACCGATGCCGCCCGAAAGACTGGCCGGGTTCGTTATCGTGTGGTTGTCCCTGGTGTTCCTGTCGGTCGACGTGACTCTGTCGAGCCGGTCCCAGCGCCGACGGAATGCATTACAAATTGCTAACGATCTTCCTATGGCACACACAGAAAACACGTTTGAAACATAG
- the alr gene encoding alanine racemase produces the protein MTNSAVAKTPLRLATIDLTAISHNVRTVARLMGDSEVMAVVKANGYGHGAVEVARAALEGGATWLGVADVDEALELRASGITAPILAWLHATEPDFTEAVRQSIDLGISSSTQLDAVARAAGGLRMPGGTSTERGGEALAPAPARVHLKIDTGLGRNGAESSQWAGLFERAAELQSEGLLTVVGMFSHLSNANDEEDLAQLAMLESAVEQARGSGLAPTIIHLASTAGALRLPETRLSLVRLGIGMYGLSPFDDVDSAALGLRPAMRLEGRVIAVKRVEADSGVSYGYTYRTAGASTLALVALGYADGIPRLGSNRAPVWINGQTYTVSGRIAMDQFVVDVHDSVVEVGDSVVLFGDPATGVPAAEDWAQSAETINYEIVTRVGGRIERRYRR, from the coding sequence GTGACGAACAGCGCAGTGGCGAAGACCCCGCTCCGGCTGGCAACCATCGACCTCACGGCGATCTCCCACAATGTTCGAACGGTGGCCCGACTCATGGGTGACTCCGAGGTCATGGCCGTCGTCAAAGCCAATGGCTACGGTCACGGCGCAGTCGAAGTCGCCCGCGCTGCACTCGAGGGTGGTGCCACCTGGCTGGGCGTCGCCGACGTCGACGAAGCGCTCGAGCTCCGCGCGTCCGGAATCACCGCGCCCATTCTCGCGTGGCTGCATGCGACCGAACCTGATTTCACCGAAGCTGTTCGCCAGTCGATCGACCTGGGCATCAGTTCGAGCACACAGCTCGACGCGGTTGCCCGCGCCGCTGGGGGCCTCCGGATGCCCGGCGGAACATCGACGGAACGGGGAGGTGAAGCACTGGCCCCGGCGCCGGCCAGAGTACATCTCAAGATCGATACCGGCCTGGGGCGCAACGGCGCCGAATCGTCGCAGTGGGCTGGGCTCTTCGAACGAGCGGCTGAACTCCAGTCAGAGGGCCTGCTGACCGTGGTCGGCATGTTCAGTCACCTGTCGAATGCGAATGACGAGGAAGACCTGGCACAGCTGGCGATGCTCGAGAGTGCCGTCGAGCAGGCTCGGGGTTCGGGACTGGCTCCCACGATCATCCATCTCGCGTCGACGGCTGGTGCCCTGCGATTGCCAGAGACGCGACTCTCGCTCGTTCGTCTGGGAATCGGGATGTACGGACTTTCGCCGTTCGACGATGTCGATTCCGCTGCCCTGGGCCTGCGGCCGGCGATGCGGCTGGAGGGTCGGGTCATCGCAGTGAAGCGGGTCGAAGCCGACAGCGGAGTGTCGTACGGCTACACCTATCGCACGGCGGGAGCGTCGACGCTGGCACTCGTGGCGCTCGGCTATGCCGACGGTATTCCCCGGTTGGGCTCGAACCGGGCACCCGTGTGGATCAACGGGCAGACCTATACCGTGTCTGGTCGCATCGCAATGGACCAGTTCGTGGTCGATGTGCATGATTCGGTGGTCGAGGTGGGCGACAGTGTCGTGCTGTTCGGTGACCCGGCGACAGGAGTGCCTGCCGCCGAAGACTGGGCACAGAGTGCTGAAACCATCAACTACGAGATCGTCACCCGCGTCGGTGGCCGTATCGAGCGGCGGTACAGGCGGTGA
- a CDS encoding ABC transporter substrate-binding protein, producing MIKSKYALRTTILAGAGIIAVMLSGCASGGSTTSTSSATASAAATSSDCASDATTANNLVVGTILPITGSLAYLNPPEQAGVGLAVADINAAGGVAGKQACILATDSGDSTDLSVSTASAQKLITAMPSVAIGAASSSVSLNVVDSFASAKVTQISPANTSAKLSGYGPFYYRTAPPDSVQGSALGSLITGDGNSKIAFLVFNDAYGTGLRDFTQASIESAGGTVVYGAKGAGQEFPPGQTTFSAEVTAALAAKPDAIVILAFDETKSIIPELVAQGWTMPKTYLSDGNTADYSKDFQAGTLTGAQGTIPGANANDTFKASLVAWYKSAENGDLKDFSYAPEAYDATTLTALAALKAKSNVSADLNKELAAVSGANGGTKCASYAECAPLVTAGTEIQYTGQSGVGPFNSHNEPSSAFIGIYKYNADNTYTFQSAIEGQTSY from the coding sequence ATGATCAAATCCAAGTACGCCCTCCGGACCACGATTCTGGCTGGAGCAGGCATCATTGCCGTCATGCTTTCCGGCTGTGCCTCCGGTGGCAGCACGACATCGACTTCCTCCGCGACTGCCTCAGCGGCCGCGACTTCGTCTGACTGCGCGAGTGACGCAACGACAGCCAACAACCTCGTTGTCGGTACGATCCTCCCGATCACGGGTAGCCTCGCCTACCTGAACCCGCCGGAGCAGGCCGGTGTCGGCCTCGCGGTCGCAGACATCAACGCCGCCGGTGGAGTTGCAGGCAAGCAGGCCTGTATCCTCGCCACCGACTCGGGTGACTCGACCGACCTCAGCGTCTCGACCGCTTCTGCCCAAAAGCTGATCACGGCCATGCCGTCGGTCGCCATCGGTGCAGCCTCTTCGAGCGTCTCGCTGAACGTCGTCGACTCGTTCGCCTCGGCAAAGGTCACCCAGATCTCGCCCGCGAACACCTCGGCCAAGCTCAGTGGCTACGGTCCGTTCTACTACCGCACCGCACCGCCGGACTCGGTACAGGGTTCCGCTCTCGGCTCGCTCATCACCGGTGACGGCAACTCGAAGATCGCGTTCCTCGTCTTCAACGACGCCTACGGAACCGGCCTTCGCGACTTCACGCAGGCATCCATCGAATCTGCTGGCGGAACCGTCGTGTACGGCGCCAAGGGTGCAGGCCAGGAGTTCCCTCCCGGCCAGACCACGTTCTCGGCTGAGGTCACCGCTGCTCTGGCTGCAAAGCCCGACGCCATCGTGATCCTCGCGTTCGACGAGACCAAGTCGATCATCCCCGAGCTCGTCGCCCAGGGCTGGACCATGCCGAAGACCTACCTGTCAGACGGCAACACTGCCGACTACAGCAAGGACTTCCAGGCTGGCACGCTGACCGGCGCGCAGGGCACGATCCCCGGTGCAAACGCGAACGACACGTTCAAGGCATCGCTGGTCGCCTGGTACAAGTCGGCTGAGAACGGCGACCTCAAGGACTTCTCCTACGCTCCTGAGGCCTACGACGCGACCACCCTCACCGCTCTTGCGGCACTGAAGGCGAAGTCGAACGTCTCCGCTGACCTCAACAAGGAGCTCGCTGCGGTCTCCGGTGCAAACGGTGGAACGAAGTGCGCTTCGTACGCTGAGTGTGCACCGCTGGTCACCGCCGGTACCGAGATCCAGTACACGGGTCAGTCCGG
- the groES gene encoding co-chaperone GroES produces MSVSIKPLEDRIVIKQVEAETTTASGLVIPDTAKEKPQEGVVVAVGPGRIDDNGNRVPLDISVDDKVLYSKYGGTEVKYNGEEYLVLSARDVLAVIVR; encoded by the coding sequence GTGTCGGTCTCCATCAAGCCGCTCGAGGATCGCATCGTTATCAAGCAGGTCGAAGCAGAAACGACGACCGCATCCGGTCTTGTCATTCCTGACACGGCCAAAGAGAAGCCTCAGGAAGGCGTCGTCGTCGCCGTCGGCCCCGGTCGCATCGACGACAACGGCAACCGCGTTCCCCTCGACATCTCCGTCGATGACAAGGTCCTGTACTCCAAGTACGGCGGAACCGAGGTCAAGTACAACGGTGAAGAGTACCTCGTGCTCTCCGCTCGCGACGTGCTGGCTGTTATCGTTCGATAG
- the alr gene encoding alanine racemase, giving the protein MSEERAASVSTGGELTGGESAAGLSLDGLSSGSARLVAAPERVARINLDAFRHNVRLLSDLAAPAETMLAVKADAYGHGMVPLAFAALEAGATSLAVLDIPAALVLRASGITAPIFAWMHAPDADFGAAAAADIDLGISAVWQLEAIAAAAEANAPRVHLKIDTGLHRNGASVEQWPGLVQSAMAADAAGVVRLHAAWSHLADASPADDEAAYAHFQQAVAVAEELGARFEALHLAASSAGIRMPEARLSFVRFGIAAYGISPFDDETALELGLRPVMTLAAPVASLKRVGAGHGVSYGFDYRTTRPTTLALVPLGYADGVPRAANGRGQVWLNGKRYPIAGRIAMDQFVIDVGDDSVAVGDEVIVFGEGRSAVEREPGSGVPTAEDWAGFAHTIGDEIVARVGPRVPRVYLSDDTEAAEGASDASATGVNAADTDRWVIADPEAMHDFGFGFASRLDAGDVLVLTGELGAGKTTFTRGLGEGLGVRGPVTSPTFVLARTHPNLTTGVPLIHVDAYRLGNAAELDDLDIDFAGSIVVVEWGSGLVDRIVGDYLELVIERPMGHAGSADEGGADTDEAGEAPVEPRVVTLHRHRQAEG; this is encoded by the coding sequence GTGAGTGAAGAGCGCGCGGCCAGTGTCTCAACGGGCGGTGAGTTGACGGGCGGTGAGTCGGCGGCCGGTCTCTCGCTGGATGGTCTTTCGTCGGGGTCTGCTCGCCTGGTGGCAGCGCCTGAACGGGTCGCCCGCATCAACCTCGATGCGTTCCGGCACAACGTGCGTCTGCTCAGTGATCTCGCTGCGCCGGCCGAGACGATGCTCGCGGTCAAAGCAGACGCCTACGGGCACGGCATGGTGCCCCTCGCCTTCGCCGCCCTGGAGGCGGGGGCGACCTCGCTCGCCGTGCTCGACATCCCGGCGGCTCTGGTGCTGCGGGCGTCGGGGATCACCGCCCCGATCTTCGCGTGGATGCATGCACCCGACGCTGATTTCGGGGCCGCGGCGGCCGCCGACATCGATCTCGGCATCTCTGCCGTGTGGCAGCTCGAGGCCATCGCTGCCGCAGCCGAGGCGAACGCCCCGCGGGTCCACCTCAAGATCGACACCGGGCTGCATCGCAATGGCGCAAGCGTCGAGCAGTGGCCAGGTCTCGTGCAGTCAGCGATGGCGGCCGATGCTGCCGGTGTCGTGCGCCTTCATGCCGCCTGGTCGCACCTCGCCGACGCGTCGCCCGCCGATGACGAGGCGGCATACGCCCACTTCCAGCAGGCGGTGGCTGTCGCTGAGGAGCTGGGCGCGAGATTCGAAGCCCTGCATCTGGCGGCCAGTTCGGCCGGAATCCGTATGCCAGAGGCCAGGCTGAGTTTCGTGCGCTTCGGCATAGCGGCCTATGGCATCTCGCCGTTCGACGATGAGACGGCCCTGGAGCTGGGGCTTCGCCCGGTGATGACGCTCGCAGCACCGGTTGCCTCTCTCAAACGGGTCGGAGCCGGGCACGGGGTCTCGTACGGATTCGACTACCGCACCACCCGGCCGACAACGCTCGCCCTCGTGCCCCTGGGCTATGCCGATGGCGTTCCGCGGGCGGCGAACGGGCGGGGCCAGGTCTGGCTGAATGGCAAGCGATACCCCATTGCCGGTCGCATCGCCATGGACCAGTTCGTCATCGATGTCGGCGACGACAGTGTCGCCGTCGGCGACGAGGTGATCGTTTTCGGTGAAGGCAGATCTGCGGTCGAACGGGAGCCGGGTAGCGGGGTTCCGACGGCCGAAGACTGGGCCGGATTCGCGCACACGATCGGCGACGAGATCGTCGCGCGAGTGGGCCCCCGGGTGCCTAGGGTCTACCTGAGCGACGACACCGAGGCAGCTGAAGGGGCCTCCGACGCGAGCGCCACCGGTGTAAACGCCGCAGACACGGATCGCTGGGTGATCGCCGACCCGGAAGCCATGCACGATTTCGGATTCGGATTCGCCTCGCGCCTCGACGCCGGCGATGTGCTCGTGCTGACGGGCGAGCTCGGTGCAGGAAAGACGACCTTCACCCGGGGGCTCGGCGAGGGCCTGGGCGTTCGTGGACCCGTCACGAGCCCGACGTTCGTGCTGGCCCGCACGCACCCCAACCTCACCACCGGCGTGCCTCTGATTCACGTCGACGCCTACCGGCTCGGTAACGCAGCAGAACTCGACGACCTCGACATCGATTTCGCGGGTTCGATCGTCGTCGTCGAGTGGGGTTCCGGGCTTGTCGATCGCATCGTCGGCGACTACCTCGAACTCGTGATCGAGCGGCCGATGGGCCACGCGGGCTCGGCAGACGAGGGTGGTGCAGACACTGACGAGGCCGGCGAGGCACCGGTCGAACCCCGTGTCGTGACGCTCCACCGACACAGGCAGGCCGAAGGATGA